In Mesoplodon densirostris isolate mMesDen1 chromosome 2, mMesDen1 primary haplotype, whole genome shotgun sequence, the DNA window ACAGTGCAGTGGGACCTGAGGGCAGGAGAAAGGGCTGAGGCGCCCACCTGAGCCTTGGGCTCCTCCTGTGGTCCGTGAGGCCCCAGCGTGGCCCAGGGCTGGCCAGTGCATCGAGCACCATCACAACAGAGGGGGGCTGGCTGCTCTCTGTAAAGTGACTCTGCGTTGCCTTTGAAATGTATCAGGCTATGGAAGGAGTCCCAGCACAGAGAAAGGGTCAACACTGCGGTGATGCAGCCACTGATAAGATCCCCCGCCCTCTGGCTGCATCTGCTCCTTGTCCAAAGCCCCAGGGTCCCAGGTGGGGTCGCCCTCCTGCCAGACTCCCTGCCAGGCTGCCCTGCACCCCACCTTGAAGGGCTGTTTGTCGGGGGACGGGGCGGGGAGCGGAGCTGGGCTGCAGTACAGCCTCCTCCTGCACTCCGGCCCAGCACTAACCTGGGTGCTGGACAGACCTCACTCACCAGCCCCGCTGCCCCTGCCTCTCTAGGAGTGACGAGCGGCAGGCCCAGCCTCCATCCCGGCAGAGGACTCTGGGGCCCTCGGGGCAGAGGGACCTCAGAGcagcctctccctgcctccctcagaCAGCCGGCCTCAGCTGGTGATCCAGGCCAGTCCCACCTCCCACCTGCCGCCCCACTGCCGAGAGCCCTCGGTCCCTCCACGATGGTGCCCTCGCCCGAGGACCCAGGCCCCGATCTGGAGTGCAGACGGCCTTTCCTGAGCACAAACGTTCTGCCTGTGGGTGAGTGAGGCCGCCGGGTAGACGGCCATGCCCTTCTGGGCTCAGTTCCCCGGCAGGCGTGATGTCCTGGTCGCACCTAGGGTACAGGGGCCCCGCCTGCTCCTCCAGGCTGGGGGGCTGCCGCGGCCTGCCAGGAGTGGGACGTCTCCTGGCACAGGGGAGAGGCACAAGCAGACTTATCTGGAAGGCGGCTTGGGGGCAGCCAGCTCCCCCGCGGCTCCGCCCGGCCTGTCAGACCCGTGCGAGCCCCGTGCTGGCTCAGGGGCCTCAGCCGGGCTCTTGGCTGCGTGTGGCGCCTCCAGGCCTCGGTGTCCTGTGGCCTGTTGGCCGGGACACTTGTGGCCTCTGGAAGCGGGCTGTGTGGGTCGAGGAgcccgctctctctctctctctctgtcaactTTAAAAACCATGAAACGATAGTATCCAGACTGGAAAGCGTACAGACCTCAGGGGCGCCGCTGGGTGAGGCCACGCGCTCCACCCTCCAGACTGGGGAGGGCGACGTCCCACCTGTCCTGGGGctgcgcccccccaccccccgcagcaACCCCTGGCTCACCGTGCTTCTCACGTCCAACACCCAACATTTGTTTGCTGCATCTCGACTCCCAACTTTTGGAATCACACAGGTGCGCAGGTGGACCTGGCCAGGTGCGAGAGCCCCTGCCTGAGGGGGGGGTGGGTGCCTGGCGGTGCCCTGGTCCTCCCCGGGCAGCCCAGGCTGCACGTCCAGCCAGAGAGACCATGCCCACACCGCATGGCAGACTTACATAccaggctgggcctgggcctgcggGAGGTGGGGGGCTTATCCCCTCCCCGCCCAGGGCACCTGGCTGTTTTCTGCCCCGAGAGTCTAGCATGTTGGGCTGAGTTGGAGTTGAGGCCGCGGCAGTGTGTGCCTCCCCGCTACCGGCCCTGGGCCTGCCAGCCCTGACTCAGGAGCTGCAGGACGAGGGGGGAGCTCAGCGCACCTGGGAGAGGGGATGGGTTGAGCCGGGGGGCAGCCCAGCACATTGGTGGGCGCAGACCTGTCTCTGGCATCTCGGCAGTGTTTCCTTCTCAGGTGTGTGGTTGGGCCGAGTGCCTGGGGATGGTCAGAAGGGCTCTGGGATCTCGCCTACCTGGAGTGGGAGACCCCGGGGGGTGCGAATTTCTGGCTGGTTTGCTGGGCCCTCTGCTGGTCCACCTCtggctggggggcggggcgggcaggGGGTTCCTTGTGGCACCTCCTTGGCGGACACAACCGCTCATGGGATCCTGACTCAGCTCTCCTGGGACGGTCCCGGGTGAGGGTCTGCGTGGCGGCCAGCCAGCACCAGGCTTGTGGGCGTGATGACAGGTCTGCACCTCagtggggggtgtgtgtgcatgtgtgtgtgtgtgtgcacgtgctcACGCACGGGAGGCCTGCTCTTACTGGGCGGCCGAGGCCCCAGGAATGCGCGGTGATGGCGCGTGTGCACGCCTGTGGGCATCCGTGCTCCCTGCCCCCGTGGGCCCTGAGCCGGCTGGGACTTGTTCCTCCCACATTCCCGAGCTGCGCCCGGACAGGGCAGGTCTCTTCTGCCTGAGGGGTGGGTGTCTGTTCAGAGGCGCTCAGTCCCCTGCCTGGGCTCGGGGCCCTGCTTTTCAGCTCAGTCTGGAATGGACGCCAGAGGAAGGGGTAGTTGGAACGGGGgagcggaggggaggggaggctacCGGGCCGCTCCTCTGGGGAGCAGGATGGACGGAGCCTGTAGTTCAGGGCGTGCGGAGGGGCTATGATGTCGAGGAGAGGGGGCTCCACCCTCAAACTACTGACCCCTCCTCCTGCTCCCCGCCCCCCGTCCCTGAGCTCCCTGTCCCCGCCATGCCTGGCTTGCTGATGCTGACGTCAGGCTAGGTCCTCTGCTGGGTGTggggctgagggcagggctgggggggaTGCCTGATCTGGCCCTGGAGTCCTTCCAGAAGGCTCCTGAGGCAGCCCCTGTGAGCAAGGGAGGTCTCCCAGCCACGAGGGCGGGGGAGGCCCTTGGGCCGGTGTGTGCTGGAGGCCGCCTGGGGACGGTTGGTCTCCTTGCGGCCAGGAGGCTGCTCCTTCGTTGGACTGAAGCACGTCCGGCCTCCTCTGCGCTGCAGTGCCCGTCCTGGCTGAAGCCAGCTCTGTCCCCAGGCGGCAGAccgggtggggggcgggggggccgcGGGTCAGAGCGGTGCCCGAGAGGCGTGGGCCCGGGTCCGCTCTGGAGCCCCGGCTACTTGGGCTCTGGGGCCGGGTGCAGGTGGCACCGGTGACGATACTCGGGGCCACTTGCGTCCACGGCGCCCACGATGGGGGCAAGCCCTGCTCCAGCCCGGGCAGTGAGTGTGGCTGGTGTTCCCGTGGCGCTGTGGCTCTCATCTCGGCCTTGGGCCCTTGGCCCAGAGCAGAGCCCGTGCACTCTGGAGAGAAGCCAGCTCCCGCTGGGCCTGGGTGGGTGGACACTGTGGGGACCAGGCCCACGGCTGGGGCAGCAGGACGGCCACACCCCCACGCCGTCTTCTCACCCCATTCTCCTGCGTCCTTGGTAACGGGTTCATTTAGAGCTACTTAATCCCATTCAACAGGCCTAAGGATGGGAGAATGCAAATGAGCTGCCCTGAGGCTATGGATTTGGGGGTGGGTCTGGCCCCTCACCACACTGGGTCTTACAGCGCTGGGGCGCTGGACCGTGTGTCTGAGTCTGAGTCCTTATTGGCCTTGGTCTGGAGGGGCTGGGCGGCTGTAGCCTCTGAGCCACGAGGCTAGGGGAGCGGACTCGTGTAAGTCCACACGGCAGGAGTGCAAGCTCTGGGGGCTTCACAGTGTGTTCGGATCCGCTGCTTTCCCTGGGACTTCGCGCCGGCTCTATGTTGGCCTcgcctgtttttctttcttcctggctGTGGAAGCAGGACTTGCTCCGAGGTGATGCTTTGGAAAGTACAGAATACATCACCTTCCTTGAGCCCTTGTGTGCGTGGGTTTCTAACTGCTCCAGGTTACCAGCTGCGTCTCTCTGTCCCCACCGCCCACCCCAACAAGCCCACAAGCCCGGCCCTGGGGGCTTAGACCCGCTGGCTCCCTTCTAACGTGGCGTCTTCTTCTGGAGCCTGCATTTTAATGGCCTCCTCACTCTGGTGGACCAGGCCCCTCGGGCCTTGCTGAGCATCCAGGAACCTCATGAGCGCTGGCTGTTAGGAAGACTCGTGCTGGCGTCTTGGTCTGTGCCTCTGGTCGTCTCCTTGGAAGCACGGCGGCCTTGACATTTGATGTTCACCGAGCTCTTTGAAGCTCTGGCCTTCATCTTCCTGGGCAGCCTGGGTGTCTGGTGCACTCGAGCCGGCCTCCCCCGCTGCTTTTCCAGAATCAGCCTCACCTGCTGAGAGGCCAGAGGCCTTTCCGGAGGATGCAGGACACGTGGACTCACCTTCAGGGCAATCTGCGCCTGGGAAAAGCAAGCCCGGCTTCCTGGACAATAGCAGCTTTGGATTCCTTCATTCTTTGGACACCCCTGGGGGCCTCTGGGCAGGGGCGCGCTCCCCTTGCTCAGAGGGTCCTAATCCTCGCAAATACAGAATGCAGCCTGGTTCGGAAGAGCAAAACCAAACCCTGCCTCTGAGTAGATAAAGTACAAGTTACTAAGTCCAAGTACTGTGAGTTCATCTGCTTCCCTCGGGCGCTGTCTCGTGGCCTATTAACTCTCGGTTTATGCACAGTTCTAACAGGCAGCCCAAAGGGTCAGCTGGCCAATTTGACTCTCCAGTCTCGGAAAGTGTGGTGAGGGTCTTTCTCCCAGGAAACACCTCACCCAAGCAAGCAGAGAAGCACTTGACTGTGGGGTTTCCTAGCCAAGGGGACGGGGGACAGAACCTTTCTGGTCCTGTCCCCTCTCTGGGATCCAGCGGGCCCCTCTCGCTGGTGCCACATGCACGGATGTTCCTTGTCATCATGAATCCTGGGCAGGTTGTGTGGGTGAAGCCATGAGTTGTTTTTGTCCTCGGGCATCTACCCTGGGCCTGGGCGCACAGGGATGCCCGAGCCTCCACACTCGGGGGTGGCATGGGGGGTCCCCCATGCCCCGAGCTTGCTGCACAGGGGAGATTTCTTCTGAGAAGTGCGGGGCTTGCAGCTCCTAACTATCCAGCATGCTTTAGAACTGGGCTGGGCCCAGGGACAGAGACCTGGCTTTGATGGCAGATGGGCAGGAGGGCCCCAGACCATCCTGCCCAGTCTGCAGGGGAGCAGGCAGCCCAGggcagcctgggaagggggtcgGACCGCTGGCCTCCACATCAGGGTGTAGGGAAGGGGCTGCTGCAGTTAGAAGCAGGGGTGGAGCTGGGGGCTTGTCCTCAGGAGGGCTGGGGCCCGTGGACAGGCTGAAGCTGCAGCTGGGGGCCTGGGTGCTGCTTCCTGCAGGAGGAAACCTGGTCCTgggccaggggagcagggggcccaatGCACTGGACCTGGGACTCCTCTGAGCTGACCAGTGCTGGGGGCTGGCCCTCCTACCGCCCTACCCAGCCAACCTGGCCAGAGGAAACCAGCCAGGCCAGCAGCAAGCTTATCAGTAGCTGCTTTGGGTTTGTAAGGTGAGGGATGTTAGGGGTGGCGGGACGGGGGGATTCTCTGCAGGGACTGGGGAAGGGGCCCAGGCCCCGACAGGGCTCCCTGGGTGGCAGAACCTCCTGGTGTATGGAGCCTAGGCAGGGCAGTGCTGGGGACAGCCGCTCACCGAGGGGGCTTGTGTGGGAGGTGACTCTGCACTAGCGCTGCTGTGATTTGACAGGGGAGCCTGGGTTTCTGGAGTCTTTGGGGGTCAGGCCCGCTGCTACAGGAGGCCCAGCCCGGGCCTGGTGGGGCCCAACCTTGGGGGCTCCTGCCATGCCTGGCGTGGGGCCCTGGGAGTCTCCTTCTTTGGCCTGGAGAAAGCGAGGACCCCTCTCCGCCATCTCGCCTGGGGGCAGCAGCTCCCTGAGCTGAGCCACCCGGTCGCCTGCAGGCCCTATCCCTCGGGAGAGCTGGGGGTGGGCTGGCCGTGCAGGCTGGGCTGGCTGGCTATTCCCAGTGCCCTGCTGCTCCGCCCCTGCAGACTGGGGCCCGGGGAACACAGGGCTGCCCAGGGCACGGCCTCTCCTGAGTCTGGCTGGATGAGGAGGGGTTGGGGCCAGGAAGGACACCCCTTGGGTGGGGAGTGGGCGAGGGGGGGCATGAAGTCCTGCTCGGCCCCTCCCAGGGTTCTGCGCCAGGACTCACACCggagcccagagcccagagccTCTGCCCTCCCTCTGGGCTGGGCAGCCCTGTGGACTGGGGACAGGCAGCCCTCAGCGTGTGTCGGCACAGGGTGCTGGACCCGAGCAGGCCCTGCATGAGGGGCCTTGGGTTCTGCTTTCTTTCAAGCCAGACACGAGGGGTGCACTTGGGCGGCAGCCGGGCATCACTTGGCCCAGCTCGGGCCCCCTCCTCTCTGAGCATGGTCGCCTGCCCCAGAGACTCGAGGTCCACCAGGGGTCACCCCGCTCGCGGTGCCCAGGCCCCACTCCTGGCCGGGTGCACCTTGGACCTCCCAAGGCCAGCTGGACGGTTCTGCCTGAATCTCAAGCTCAGCAGCATGAGAAGTGGCCGTCAGAGCCTCCGCAGCTTTCCAGGCTGAGAGGACAGCACCCGCCCCCGGAGCCCACGTCCTCTCCGTCCTCTCCTCGGTGTCAGGTCCCCGCACTTCCCTCCACCTCTGCGGCCCTGCCTGTCTGAGCCGCCTGGGTGTCCCGGCCCCGCTGAGGAAGGCCTGCAGCCAGGCTGCCTGCTTCCCACAGCCCCCCatctccccctctcctctccccgccCCGCCAGCCATCTGTCTTAATGATCTTCTGGACCCGACCCCAGAACACCTCCTCACTTTTGTCTCTAAGACCCTCTGTGATCTGGCCCCCGCATCCCTTTCCTGCCTTGCCGCCGCCCAGCCCTCTGCTCGGTCCCTCCCACCCGAGGACCCCTCGTGCTGTGCCAGGAAGCCGCCTAGTGTCagctgtgaccattttcttaaactGGCGAGTTGGTCGAGGCCTCCAGGGTAGGGCTCTTGGGATGGGGGCCCACTGAATTCCTAGCCACCCGCCGGGCACCCTGGGGACTCACAGAGGGTGTTTGTCAGTGGTTGcaggaatgaaagaacaaaaaggtgaatggatgaatgaatgaatgaacgaacggaGCCGTCACCCCGCAGACGGGCTGGCTGCTGCGTGAGAGCCATAGCCGGTTCATAACAGTGGTGGGTGCAGTAGGCCAGGGGTTTGGGCGTGGGGTGAGAAGAGGGGGCCGGGCCCAGCGTCCCCTGGGCCACCccctctctcctgctccctcccactctccaaggcacgctcccctcccccacgcaCGTCCCTCCCCGTCACCCAGGTCCTTCCCTGCTCTCCCCAGGCCAGTGGCCCCCAGCTAGGGGAGAAGGCAGTGGTGGGCACTGAGTGTTGGAGTGGCCGCAGGGAGGATGGGCAGGGAGCTGTGCTTCTCCATCCTGTCCTACCCCcgcccagggccaggagaggGCACCTCCAGCCACCCCCCGTCTGGGCAGGTCAAGGACTCTGcccgcctccccgccccccaccgcaGCCCCGGCCCCCCGTCCCTGGCCAGCTGGCCTCCACATCCACGTTGGCCGTGAGCTGCGGCTGCCGACTCTCTTCTCCCCAGCTGGCCTTGGCTCTTGCGCTGGGAGCAGCCCTCCACACTCCCACCCGCCTGCCCAccagcctcccaccctccccgtcCACAGGCACCTCCCCTGCAGGTCCCAGGACGTGAGAGCCCCCGCCGGGGGGGCTGCTCACATGGTCTACCTCTTGCACTCAGATGTGGCTGCACTACCTGACCCAGGGGTCCAGGCTGGCCTGGGAGAGCCGAGGCTCTGGCCCTGTGGATGGCCGTATTGGACATGGCCTTGACCAGGCCCCTCAGTCCTGACCCAGCTCAGGGGCCCCATCCTCGTCCTGCCAGACACAGATGGAAACGCCCACCCCTGCCAATGAAAGAGGTCCTTTGGGGACAGGATGTCTGGTCTCGGGGGGCCTGGGTCAGGTGCCTTCCTCTCTCTGCACCTCAGCTTCCCCCTCAAAGGAAAGGTGGGGTCAGGAATGAATGAGTCCTAAGGGCTGGCAGTGCCCACAAAGACCTCTGGCCCATCAGACATGCCCCCCAGTCGGCACCACCTTGGTGCAGCAGAGTGCCCTGGGGGCTTGGGGCAGGTGGGCCAGCCCTCCTCCTGTGCCCATGGAGGTGCCTGGCGGCCACCCAGGCTGACGCCAGCCTGGCCAGGGCCGCCCCGGGCTCCGTGTGTAGGAAGCAGGGGACGGGAGAGCTGGATCTGATTCTGCAGGTTGTCTTGAGTTCTGATTGAGAACTAGACGTCTTAAGACCAGCTGCTGGTGAAAACTGAAACACGCTCTCTAAATTCAGCGGGTGAGAATTGCACATTCAGCCGATTCAGCTTATCGATCTGGTGAGCGTGCCCTCGTTTTGCCCATGGCACTCGCcgtgcctcttgctgcctctgtgtgtgtgtctctgggcCCTGTGTGCTCGCTGGTGACCTCCAGCTGCAGAAAGGTTTCTGAGCCGGGCTCTCGCTGGGGCCACCTGTTACACCCAGAGCCGGGCAACGCTGCCCACGGGGATGGTCTCTGGGTACACGGGGCAGCAGGTCACTCTGGCAAGCAGACATGCCCAAGGCTAGCTGCCAGGCTAGCTGGTGTGTTTGGGAATCATCTTGCTGGAGACAGACTCGAAACAAGGGCAAGGCCCCTGTGACATCTCAAGGGAAGTTCTGTGACGCAGTCTCGGGGGGCGTGGCGCGTGGAATGAGGgaaccagggaaggcttcctggaggagggggcctcACTCCAGGCCTTGGGAGCCAAGTGGGAGGGGCGGAGGCCAGTGGGTGGGCCCCCCTGGGTACCAGGCCAAGGGATCTGTGTCGAGTGACAGGAGAGCAGAGTCCCTGAGGGTTTCGAACCGGAGTAGCACTCTCAGGCCTGTGTAGGAGCAGCACAGGTAGGGGGCCTCAGAGGGGGGTCCAGAGGCCagagggggtgaaggggaggcCTGGATAGCAGCCCGTCTGGGAGACACAGGTAAGGAAGGGTGGCCGGGGTAGCTCTCAGTGGGGGCGATGCTGGGCGGGGCGGGGTCAGGCTGTCTGCCCTGGCTGCTGAAGCTGCCCCCGGAGGACCTGGTGGGCATGGTAGGCACGtccacacaccacacaccgcGTGCAGCCTCCTTGTCTGGAGGCCCTGAGCCCCGCCTGTCCAGAGGTCCTGTGGCCTCCTTCCACAGATTCTTGGAGTCTCTGGCGCAGAATGGAGATTTCTCTCGAggtttctgatttgcatttcagtTTTGGTTTCGTGCAGGAAGGAGCAAGCCCGGGTTCCCTATCTGGTCCTTGCCCTTGGTTTCCGCGTCTCTGTCTCTGGGTTtgagtgtctgtgtgtctctctgtccctGGCTCTTGGGCTCTCAGCCGTGTCCCCTGGGCACAGAGGGCACATCCCTGTGGCCTGCTGGAATCTCCCTGTGCCCAGGACCGGCATCTCTGTCCCTGTGAGAGgagccacccctccccccaacaggGCCCCATGCTGCCTGAGAAAGGTGTGCAGGTGTGCAGGTAGGAGGTGCTGCCCACGCGGGGTGCCCAGGAATTTTCCCCACCTGCCCGCACCCAGCCCAGCTGTCACTCAGGAAAGCCTTGGAGGGCTGGGGATGGGCAGAGGGCAGAAggaagcccccagccctgctcgCCAGGCCCCTGCCGTGAGCACCCACTGGTGTGAATGTCGTGGGGCCTCCCGGTAGGAGTCCCGTCCTGGCCGGGCTTGGCTCCCGAGGACCTGCGGGGGCTCCTTCACTCTTACCCTGCCTTCGCTCTCGCCCCACTGAGCCCCCTGCACGTTTCTGGGCGTCTCCATACTCCACCTTCTCAGCCATCTCGGGTCCTAGGCACTGtccaggtggggctggggaggagggagaggagtgggCGGCCCTGGCCCGGCCTGGGCATCAGGCCCTGACCTGGGGGGTGGGCAGAGAAGCCGCTGGAGATGGTATTCGAGGACAGGAAGCAGCCCAGAGCTGCCGTGGTGGCCCTGAAGGTGGAGGGATGCCCTAATTGCTGCCTCTGCACCTCTGGATGCATTGCTCTGACAGCCCCTCACGGAAATGTTGATGGGATCTTTGCCTCCAGTTCACAGACCGGTGGGAGTGCCTGATGCCTCCCTGAGCAGGGGCTGCCAGAGCCAGGTCAGCCTCAGCCCAACGAAGCATCCCCAAACACACACCTGGGCACAGTTTCCAAAGCAGGTGTGCAGGGCTGCGCTGGGAGTTGGAGCCCAGCCCTTGACCAGTGTAGCTGGAAAGCAGGAGGCCTCGGGAGTTCAGCTGGTCCTGGCAGATGCCAACATGCTGTCTCTCGTGCGTCATCTTTGGCCCTGAGAGGGATCTCAGGCCCACCCTGGGGTCTGTGGCACAGCCAAGGAATCTGCCGTGTGGCTTGGGGAAAGTCAGGAACCTCTCTGGGCTGCAGCAATCTGGAAAGAACCTTAGAAAACAGCAGGTCTTAtacctggggaaactgaggcccagagaggggacggGTTTAGCTGAGGCTACTCGTGGGTCCGCAGGGAGCTGGGACATGAGTTTGCATCTCGTCTCCTGTTGTCACTAGACCAGGCCCAGCGGGTGGGATCTCAGCCTCTCTGGACACCGGTGCTTGGCCGGACCTGTTCTCCTGACCTgcctctcctgcccctcctccactgCAGCAGAAGGGGAAGAAAGGCAGGCTGTAGGGGGCTCCCAGAGCCTGACCTGGCCGGGAGGTCCCACGAACGAGGGTCCCCAGGGTCCAGACCTCGGCTCTGTCGCTGCTCGGAGGACCCTCCAGGACCTGGAGCAGTGAGAGGGCGAGtgtgctggggctggtgctgccGTCGGGCAGGGGGCCCGTGCGGGGAGACAAGGGGGTGGGCAGCTCTCACTACTGCTTCTGGTCTCCACGCTCTCTCCAGACTCGGGGGTCACAAGTTTCCAAGACAGCAGCGCTAAGCGaccctcccccaacccagggTCGTCTGCCCCCTGGTGTGAGCTGAGCACCTGGTGTCCCGAAGAGGAGCCGCTCCGGGGCTGGgctgccacccctcccccaccagctccAGACACTGCTGCAGGTTTCTGCACCTGCCACCTTACatcttgggggaggggtggcccaGGCTCCTCGCTTCAAGCACCAGGGTGGCGGTGGGTTGGGAGCGTGGGGGGCAGTGCCTGGCAAACACCCGTCTCAAGGAGCTGAGCCGCCCGTTGTGCAAGTGCCCAGCCTCTGGAGGGCGAAGCGGTTCTCGGCCCCGCCCCCTTCCCAGTCCCGCGGCCTGGGCCAACCGGAGAGGGGATtggagggggaagtggggggtGCGGGGAGGCTGCGGGCGCATCTCTGCGGGGCAAGTACTTTGGCCGCGGGCGCGGGGCGGGCCGGCTGGCTCCAGTGTGCGCCCGGGCTCCCGCGCTCTGCGCCCGGGCTCCGCGTCCCACGCCCGCGGCTCTGCGCCGGCCGCGAGCCCGcgcccccggcccccgccccgcgCGGGGCGGGCAGGGGGTGTGGTGCGGGCGGCACGAGTGACAGCGTTCTCCGCGCGCGGCGCCTCCACGGGGCGTAGTGTCAGAGCGCCGAGCCCGCCGCGCGCACAGCCCGCCGCGGGCTTCCGAGCCGGCGGGGCGATGccgcccgagcccgagccccggccccagcccgagcccgGGGCCGCCCGCTGACGGCGCCCCTACCCCGGCCGCCCCCGCTcccgccgccgccgtcgccgccgccgccgccgcggagaCAATGGACGCGGGAGCCGCCCCGCGGAAGCACAGTAGGTGCCGCGCCGCTCCTGTTGCTGCGCCTGGGGCTCGGTGGACGCGCGGGGGCGCCGCTGCCCTGGGCGGCGGGCCCGGCCGGCGCGGGGAGGGGGCGCGCGCTGCTCCCCTCGTGCCGGCCGCCACGGCCGCCTGGTGGGCCGAAATGCTTCTGAGGTCCAGACCCCGGAGGGGGGCCCCCCGATGTTGGGGGGGGTCTGGCCGGGGTGTGGGTGTCGGATGGCGCGGGGCAGGTGAGGGGTCCGGGCTCTTTCGGAGGCCTCCCGGGCGGGCTGAGGGATCTGGGGGCCACCCCCTGCGAACTTTCCTGCCCTGGTTGAGGACGGATGTCCCACGGGGCCCCTGAGCTGAGACTGAGCCCTGCTGAGCCCAGGCCAGGGCACCCCAACCCCTCACTGGTTGTAGGTGGTGCACTGCCATTTGGGTCTGCGGCGAGGGGCTGGGGGGACACTGCGCAGAGAGGGGCCTGGCACATCTCCCTGGGCTGCAGGTGCCGCTTCTGGCCTTGGGCCAGCCTCTCCCAGCACTGGCAGGCGTGCGTGCGGGCGCGCGGGCACTGCCGGTTCAGGCGGGACCCAGCCAGGCTCCAGGGCAGCTCTGCCCAGTTTGTCTGCAGGtgctggtggggtgggggaagcaggCCCTCCTGGGGCTCTGTGCCTGCGAGCGGAGCTGTGGGGCAGGCGTCCTTTAGGGGACGTGGACACTTCCGGAACTGGCAGAGGGAAGGTGCCAAGGAAGCAGGAGacctccccagcccccatcctgccCGGCGACCGTTGAGGTGGACAGAGTGACCACAGATGCCCTGC includes these proteins:
- the LOC132484676 gene encoding basic salivary proline-rich protein 1-like encodes the protein MLREEGARAGPSDARLPPKCTPRVWLERKQNPRPLMQGLLGSSTLCRHTLRAACPQSTGLPSPEGGQRLWALGSGSAGAEQQGTGNSQPAQPARPAHPQLSRGIGPAGDRVAQLRELLPPGEMAERGPRFLQAKEGDSQGPTPGSSTQAPSCSFSLSTGPSPPEDKPPAPPLLLTAAAPSLHPDVEASVSTHPGPAGAGFSPECTGSALGQGPKAEMRATAPREHQPHSLPGLEQGLPPSWAPWTQVAPSIVTGATCTRPQSPSSRGSRADPGPRLSGTALTRGPPAPHPVCRLGTELASARTGTAAQRRPDVLQSNEGAASWPQGDQPSPGGLQHTPAQGPPPPSWLGDLPCSQGLPQEPSGRTPGPDQASPPALPSAPHPAEDLA